A single Equus quagga isolate Etosha38 chromosome 8, UCLA_HA_Equagga_1.0, whole genome shotgun sequence DNA region contains:
- the LEP gene encoding leptin produces the protein MEPRTNRGASSCEAQEAHPGRKMHCGPLCQFLWLWPYLFFIEAVPIRKVQDDTKTLIKTIVTRINDISHTQSVSSKQRVTGLDFIPGLHPVLSLSKMDQTLAIYQQILTSLPSRNVIQISNDLENLRDLLHLLASSKSCPLPQARGLETLASLGGVLEASLYSTEVVALSRLQGSLQDMLQQLDLSPGC, from the exons GCCCAAGAAGCACATCCTGGAAGGAAAATGCACTGTGGACCCCTGTGCCAATTCCTGTGGCTTTGGCCCTATCTGTTCTTCATTGAAGCTGTGCCCATCCGAAAAGTCCAGGATGACACCAAAACCCTCATCAAGACGATTGTCACCAGGATCAATGACATTTCACACACG CAGTCAGTCTCCTCCAAACAGAGGGTCACTGGTTTGGACTTCATTCCTGGGCTTCACCCTGTCCTGAGTTTGTCCAAGATGGACCAGACATTGGCAATCTACCAACAGATCCTTACAAGTCTGCCTTCCAGAAATGTGATCCAGATATCTAATGACCTGGAGAACCTCCGGGACCTTCTCCACCTGCTGGCCTCCTCCAAGAGTTGCCCCTTGCCCCAGGCCAGGGGTCTGGAGACCTTGGCGAGCCTGGGCGGTGTCCTGGAAGCTTCACTCTACTCCACAGAGGTGGTAGCCCTGAGCAGGCTGCAGGGGTCTCTGCAGGACATGCTGCAGCAGCTGGACCTCAGCCCTGGGTGCTGA